In a single window of the Oecophyllibacter saccharovorans genome:
- a CDS encoding Do family serine endopeptidase — protein sequence MRFSLALLTAVPLIGAGLRPLPALADPAAGTDSGAAKTAPINPQSTVSTTTSGAPCKCQGLPDFVQIVHKVKPAVVSISARIKEDDVQEGPSGSAPMGPGNGMGMGGGMGFPFPFMPFPFQSAPQPSNRLIEARGSGFLISPDGYIVTNNHVVKGATRVMVKLDDGTSLPARIVGTDPKTDLALLHVKVSKPLPYVDLGNSDDAQPGQWVVAVGNPFGLGGTVTAGIISAMGRDLHSGAYNDFIQVDAPINQGNSGGPLITLNGKVIGVNSMIMSANGGGSIGIGFAIPSDTVKAVVAQLRKNGHVVRGSMGVEVQDISPVMAQALHLPLAGPGAPPHGALVASVGRGSPAEKAGLKSGDVILALNGHPVLSGHDLAVHVTELAPGTKATVEVLRDGKKQNIEFVTANLSARSPDQNADAADTKPGRVGVSLSSLTPRVRQELGLDENVQGAVVAGVAPDSPAEHAGIRPGDVIVGVGPQATPTPKAVVTLVQKAMSAHQPPLLRILRDGQQLFVAVSPDSNADMGDE from the coding sequence ATGCGCTTCTCACTTGCCCTGCTGACAGCTGTTCCGCTGATCGGTGCGGGGCTGCGTCCTCTCCCGGCTCTGGCTGATCCGGCTGCTGGGACCGATAGCGGGGCTGCCAAGACAGCGCCGATCAACCCGCAGAGCACGGTTTCCACCACAACCTCCGGCGCTCCCTGCAAATGCCAGGGCCTGCCTGATTTCGTGCAGATCGTGCACAAGGTGAAGCCTGCTGTTGTTTCCATCAGCGCGCGTATCAAGGAAGATGACGTCCAGGAAGGCCCGTCCGGTTCCGCCCCCATGGGCCCTGGCAACGGGATGGGCATGGGCGGCGGCATGGGGTTTCCCTTCCCCTTCATGCCCTTTCCCTTTCAGTCCGCCCCGCAGCCTTCCAACCGCCTGATCGAGGCGCGTGGCTCGGGCTTCCTGATTTCACCGGATGGCTACATCGTCACCAACAATCACGTTGTCAAAGGCGCGACCCGCGTCATGGTCAAGCTTGATGACGGCACGAGCCTGCCTGCGCGCATTGTCGGCACCGATCCCAAAACGGATCTTGCCCTGTTGCACGTCAAGGTCTCCAAACCGCTTCCTTATGTGGATCTCGGCAATTCCGATGATGCCCAGCCCGGCCAGTGGGTTGTCGCTGTGGGCAATCCCTTCGGTCTTGGCGGCACCGTGACGGCCGGCATCATTTCCGCCATGGGGCGTGACCTGCATTCAGGCGCCTATAATGACTTCATCCAGGTGGATGCGCCCATCAACCAGGGCAATTCCGGCGGTCCGCTGATTACCCTCAATGGCAAGGTCATCGGGGTGAACTCCATGATCATGTCCGCCAATGGCGGTGGCTCGATCGGCATCGGCTTTGCCATTCCGTCTGACACGGTCAAGGCCGTGGTGGCCCAGCTCCGCAAGAACGGTCACGTGGTGCGCGGCTCCATGGGTGTTGAGGTGCAGGACATTTCCCCTGTCATGGCGCAGGCCCTGCATCTGCCCCTGGCCGGACCGGGTGCGCCGCCGCATGGCGCGCTGGTGGCTTCAGTAGGCCGTGGCAGCCCAGCTGAAAAGGCGGGTCTGAAGAGTGGTGACGTCATTCTGGCCCTTAACGGTCACCCTGTTCTCAGCGGCCATGATCTGGCCGTGCACGTGACGGAGCTGGCGCCGGGCACCAAGGCCACTGTTGAAGTGCTGCGTGATGGCAAGAAGCAGAACATCGAGTTCGTGACGGCCAATCTGAGCGCCCGCAGCCCGGACCAGAACGCTGATGCGGCCGATACCAAGCCCGGTCGGGTCGGTGTGTCGCTGTCCTCGCTGACGCCGCGCGTCCGTCAGGAGCTGGGGTTGGATGAAAACGTGCAGGGCGCCGTGGTGGCAGGTGTCGCCCCTGACAGCCCTGCCGAGCATGCGGGTATCCGTCCGGGGGATGTGATTGTCGGCGTCGGTCCCCAGGCGACGCCCACGCCCAAAGCTGTGGTCACGCTGGTGCAGAAGGCCATGAGTGCCCATCAGCCGCCT
- a CDS encoding nucleoside deaminase — MAMALEEAAQAARCGEVPVGAVVLDAEGCLLARAANRVERDLDASAHAEILALRRAARKIGSARLEGCTLVVTLEPCAMCAAALGHFRIRRLVYGAYDPKGGGVDHGAQLFRQPGCLHRPQEIISGMNERESGALLQAFFRGLRSLPLAENRRNP; from the coding sequence ATGGCAATGGCGCTGGAGGAAGCGGCACAGGCTGCGCGTTGCGGCGAAGTGCCGGTCGGCGCGGTGGTGCTGGATGCCGAAGGGTGCCTGCTGGCGCGCGCTGCCAACCGGGTCGAGCGAGACCTTGACGCCTCTGCCCATGCCGAGATTCTGGCCCTGCGACGGGCTGCGCGGAAGATTGGCAGCGCACGCCTGGAAGGCTGCACGCTGGTGGTGACGCTGGAGCCCTGTGCCATGTGCGCGGCCGCGCTGGGGCATTTTCGCATCCGTCGCCTGGTTTACGGCGCTTATGATCCCAAGGGAGGCGGGGTGGACCATGGCGCGCAGCTCTTCCGCCAGCCAGGTTGCCTGCACCGACCGCAGGAAATCATCAGTGGCATGAACGAAAGGGAGAGCGGCGCGCTCCTGCAGGCGTTTTTTCGTGGTCTCAGGTCTCTGCCGTTGGCAGAAAATCGCAGAAATCCATAG
- a CDS encoding pseudouridine synthase: MGPLLPAEEAAQRGERIAKFLARCGVASRRDVERMIDEGRIVVNGHRVTHPATFVLPTDRVLVNGKPVEPPQRTRLWRYHKPCGLVTTHHDPQDRPTVFDSLPPGLPRVISVGRLDLNSEGLLLLTNDGSLARELELPARKWIRRYRVRVFGEVDQKRLADLAGGSRFEGVEYGPIEAVVDSQRGDNSWLTVSLREGKNREIRRVMMGLNLHVSRLLRLSYGPFQLGNLKPGELEEVPGKVIAEQIPALKEAMRHKKR, from the coding sequence ATGGGGCCTCTGCTGCCCGCCGAGGAAGCCGCACAGCGCGGCGAGCGGATCGCCAAGTTTCTCGCCCGCTGCGGGGTGGCGAGCCGACGTGATGTTGAGCGCATGATTGATGAAGGCCGCATCGTGGTGAACGGCCACCGGGTCACCCACCCCGCCACTTTCGTGCTGCCCACTGACCGCGTCCTGGTCAATGGCAAACCCGTCGAGCCGCCCCAGCGTACCCGGCTGTGGCGCTACCACAAACCCTGCGGCCTGGTCACCACCCATCACGACCCGCAGGACCGCCCGACAGTATTCGATTCCCTGCCGCCCGGACTGCCACGTGTGATCAGCGTGGGACGCCTCGACCTCAATTCCGAGGGCCTGCTGCTCCTCACCAATGACGGCAGCCTTGCACGCGAGCTGGAACTGCCAGCGCGCAAATGGATCCGGCGCTACCGGGTACGTGTCTTCGGCGAGGTGGACCAAAAGCGGCTGGCGGACCTGGCCGGGGGATCGCGTTTTGAAGGCGTGGAATACGGACCGATCGAGGCGGTCGTTGATTCGCAGCGCGGCGACAACTCCTGGCTGACCGTCAGCCTGCGCGAGGGCAAGAACCGCGAAATCCGGCGCGTGATGATGGGGTTGAACCTGCATGTCAGCCGGCTGCTGCGCCTCTCTTACGGCCCCTTCCAGCTCGGCAACCTCAAGCCGGGCGAACTGGAGGAAGTGCCGGGCAAGGTGATTGCCGAGCAGATCCCTGCCCTCAAGGAGGCCATGCGCCACAAAAAACGCTGA
- a CDS encoding RsmD family RNA methyltransferase → MRIIGGSEKGRRLSVPKGDRTRPTADRTRQALFDMLIHAPWFGREKLEQALVLDGFAGTGALGLEALSRGAPRAVFMEKSRPGLAVLWDNIRSCHMEERVRVLPCDTTRPPRARETAQLVFLDPPYGRDLVRKGARALSHMDWISPQSVIVAETENTPEGFQLPGAELLAARPSGAALLTVWTQYRPEGQTGP, encoded by the coding sequence ATGCGCATTATCGGCGGCAGTGAAAAAGGACGCAGGCTGAGTGTGCCGAAAGGCGATCGCACCAGACCCACTGCCGACCGCACGCGCCAGGCGCTGTTCGACATGCTGATCCATGCGCCCTGGTTCGGGCGTGAGAAGCTCGAACAGGCCCTGGTCCTTGATGGCTTTGCCGGCACAGGCGCGCTGGGGCTAGAAGCGCTTTCACGCGGCGCCCCCCGTGCCGTCTTCATGGAGAAAAGCCGCCCAGGCCTTGCCGTTCTGTGGGACAATATCCGCAGCTGCCACATGGAAGAGCGCGTCCGCGTTCTCCCCTGCGACACGACACGTCCGCCACGGGCCCGCGAGACAGCGCAGCTCGTTTTTCTGGACCCGCCCTACGGGCGTGACCTGGTCAGAAAAGGCGCGCGTGCCCTCAGCCATATGGACTGGATCAGCCCCCAATCCGTCATCGTTGCCGAAACGGAAAACACGCCTGAAGGTTTCCAGCTTCCAGGGGCCGAGCTGCTGGCCGCCCGTCCTTCCGGCGCAGCGCTGCTGACGGTCTGGACGCAATACCGGCCAGAGGGTCAAACAGGCCCCTGA
- a CDS encoding DNA translocase FtsK — protein MAFLRRLRRQSSAIQPPGTPPADIAPQGSLPPGKGPSVAASRLSRLLSARLMELIGLGLLVVAVGIAAALFSFNPHDPSFNTATGTQPTNLFGRAGATVSDALIQMLGLGCILPVLVLLAWAWRLVRHHGMNAPLLRIVAALLLLPAAALFVGVLQLLLPGGQVAWPSASGLGGEVGASLGRKLLNAMQWEMGATGTVLGVMLALSLLGILVPLSMGLHGYEWRAVGRGLWAMARWPVRAWRGLRGTPQPPSSGRVYQPQPIPARASVAGMNGTTLPSGFPRRQFGRAAPALPPQTETAPASTWVEPPQAAQSDLAPWERAMSGAETPEEANHGYGNYGAAPHTPEPQEPPPNPYAEMLAKIHRTSDSPPPPIPRQIDDEGDEEEYTQAPLPAAPSTPGQTLRRFISRSLGDGGGNAAPAGPAPYVQQAAPAPVAASAAPPAPSAAWEPPSLDLLNPPPPSGQTGLSEEALQANARLLESVLNDYGVQGSITGYRAGPVVTLYELEPAPGVRSARVIGLADDIARSLAVLSVRIATVPGRNVIGIEVPNAERETVYFPELLQTKAWTGSRGKLELALGKDIAGEPVFADLARMPHLLVAGTTGSGKSVGINAMILSLLYRLSPEDCRLILIDPKILELSIYDGIPHLMTPVVTEPPKAVSALKWAVQEMDRRYRLMADHQVRNISSYNDRIRRLRDSGEAPTRRIQTGFDPETGRPVFDEHRLPLEHLPYIVIVIDEMADLMMTAGKEIEAAVLRLAQKARAAGIHVIMATQRPSVDVITGTIKANFPTRISFQVTNKFDSRTILGEQGAEQLLGRGDMLFMQGGARITRVHGPFISDEEVEAVVNDLRSKGQPVYNADVVADEEPEESASGSSGGGKGGDGDGSSDLYEQAVNLVLRENRASTSFVQRHLSIGYNRAANIIDQMEREGIISPANHVGKREILASRSRGNDFDGEDEDGEGADGFS, from the coding sequence TTGGCTTTTCTCAGACGTTTGCGCCGCCAGTCTTCCGCCATTCAGCCGCCTGGCACCCCGCCAGCTGACATCGCTCCGCAGGGCAGCCTTCCCCCGGGCAAAGGCCCAAGCGTTGCGGCGTCCCGTCTGTCACGCCTGCTCTCGGCGCGGCTGATGGAGCTGATCGGGCTGGGGCTTCTGGTGGTTGCCGTCGGTATTGCTGCCGCCCTGTTCAGCTTCAACCCGCATGATCCTTCCTTCAACACGGCCACCGGCACCCAGCCGACCAATCTCTTCGGGCGCGCGGGAGCGACGGTATCGGATGCACTGATCCAGATGCTCGGTCTCGGCTGCATCCTGCCTGTTCTGGTCCTGCTGGCCTGGGCCTGGCGGCTGGTGCGCCACCACGGCATGAATGCGCCGCTGCTGCGCATCGTTGCCGCCCTTCTGCTGCTGCCCGCTGCGGCCCTCTTTGTGGGCGTGCTGCAGCTTCTGTTGCCCGGCGGCCAGGTTGCCTGGCCCTCAGCCAGTGGGCTGGGCGGGGAGGTCGGCGCCTCTCTGGGGCGGAAGCTGCTGAACGCCATGCAGTGGGAGATGGGCGCGACCGGCACCGTGCTGGGCGTCATGCTCGCCCTGAGCCTGCTGGGCATCCTCGTGCCCCTGTCCATGGGGCTGCACGGCTATGAATGGCGGGCGGTCGGGCGCGGGCTGTGGGCCATGGCACGCTGGCCCGTGCGTGCGTGGCGGGGCCTGCGCGGCACGCCGCAGCCGCCATCCAGTGGGCGCGTCTACCAGCCCCAGCCCATCCCTGCCCGCGCAAGCGTTGCCGGCATGAACGGCACAACATTGCCCAGCGGCTTTCCCCGGCGCCAGTTCGGCCGCGCTGCCCCGGCCCTGCCCCCGCAGACAGAAACCGCCCCCGCTTCCACCTGGGTCGAGCCGCCCCAGGCAGCCCAGTCCGACCTGGCGCCTTGGGAGCGGGCGATGTCTGGCGCCGAAACGCCTGAAGAAGCCAATCACGGCTACGGCAACTATGGCGCCGCCCCCCACACGCCTGAGCCACAGGAACCACCGCCCAATCCCTATGCGGAAATGCTGGCCAAAATCCACCGCACCAGTGACAGCCCACCGCCCCCCATCCCCCGGCAGATTGACGATGAAGGCGATGAGGAGGAATACACGCAGGCGCCCCTGCCCGCAGCACCCAGCACGCCCGGCCAGACCCTGAGGCGCTTCATCAGCCGCAGCCTCGGCGATGGGGGCGGCAATGCCGCACCGGCCGGCCCCGCGCCTTACGTGCAACAGGCAGCCCCTGCACCCGTTGCAGCTTCCGCTGCCCCGCCAGCCCCCAGCGCCGCGTGGGAGCCGCCTTCGCTCGACCTGCTCAACCCGCCGCCGCCTTCGGGCCAGACCGGACTGTCGGAAGAAGCGCTGCAGGCCAATGCGCGCCTGCTGGAGAGCGTCCTCAATGATTACGGCGTGCAGGGCAGCATCACCGGCTACCGGGCGGGACCGGTCGTGACCCTTTACGAGCTGGAGCCCGCACCGGGCGTCCGTTCGGCACGCGTCATCGGCCTGGCTGACGATATCGCCCGCTCCCTCGCCGTGCTCAGCGTGCGTATCGCCACCGTGCCGGGGCGCAATGTCATCGGTATTGAAGTGCCCAATGCCGAGCGGGAAACGGTCTATTTCCCCGAGCTGCTGCAGACCAAGGCCTGGACCGGCTCACGCGGCAAGCTGGAGCTGGCGCTCGGCAAGGACATCGCCGGTGAACCGGTCTTTGCTGACCTGGCGCGCATGCCCCACCTGCTGGTTGCGGGCACGACCGGCTCGGGCAAATCGGTCGGGATCAATGCCATGATCCTCTCGCTCCTCTACCGGCTCAGCCCTGAAGACTGCCGCCTGATCCTGATCGACCCCAAGATTCTCGAGCTTTCCATCTATGACGGCATCCCCCACCTCATGACGCCCGTGGTGACGGAGCCGCCCAAGGCGGTGTCAGCGCTCAAATGGGCCGTTCAGGAGATGGACCGCCGGTACCGCCTGATGGCTGACCACCAGGTGCGCAACATCAGCAGCTACAACGACCGGATCCGCCGCCTGCGCGATTCAGGCGAAGCGCCGACACGCCGGATCCAGACCGGTTTCGACCCTGAAACGGGCCGTCCGGTTTTTGACGAGCACCGGCTGCCGCTTGAGCACCTGCCCTATATCGTCATCGTGATCGACGAGATGGCCGATCTGATGATGACCGCCGGCAAGGAGATCGAGGCCGCCGTCCTGCGTCTGGCGCAGAAGGCGCGTGCGGCGGGCATTCACGTCATCATGGCCACACAGCGGCCTTCGGTGGATGTCATCACCGGCACCATCAAGGCCAACTTCCCGACCCGCATTTCCTTTCAGGTCACCAACAAGTTCGACAGCCGCACCATTCTCGGCGAACAGGGCGCAGAACAGCTCCTGGGGCGCGGCGACATGCTCTTCATGCAGGGCGGCGCGCGCATCACACGTGTGCACGGCCCGTTCATCAGCGATGAGGAAGTGGAGGCGGTCGTCAATGACCTGCGCTCCAAGGGCCAGCCGGTCTACAATGCTGACGTGGTGGCTGATGAGGAGCCTGAGGAAAGCGCATCCGGCAGCTCGGGAGGCGGCAAGGGCGGTGACGGGGATGGCTCGAGCGACCTTTATGAGCAGGCGGTCAATCTGGTCCTGCGCGAGAACCGCGCTTCCACCAGCTTCGTGCAGCGCCACCTCTCCATCGGCTATAACCGCGCCGCCAACATTATCGACCAGATGGAACGCGAAGGCATCATCAGCCCGGCCAACCATGTCGGCAAGCGCGAAATCCTGGCCTCCAGGTCGCGTGGCAATGATTTCGACGGCGAGGATGAAGACGGGGAAGGCGCGGATGGGTTCTCATGA
- a CDS encoding RluA family pseudouridine synthase, whose product MSPPPLFRPGAALPILWENDRCAIINKPSGLPVHPGPRTTDTVESRFLPQKRGGPWLVHRLDADTAGCLLIARRKTALTQLQEAFAGRQVRKVYWAIVQGRPVQAEGLIDNFLHKESLGNGQGWKMAAVPASGMTGTDKGSGALPARTRWKLVAHNPEKDISLLELELLTGRTHQARVHCATLGTPILGDPVYGTVPHPGLSHVPMQLLARQLQVKGPESEKPLEAVAPPEADMARLIATMAPA is encoded by the coding sequence ATGAGCCCCCCTCCCCTCTTCCGCCCAGGCGCAGCGCTGCCGATCCTGTGGGAAAATGACCGCTGCGCCATCATCAACAAACCCTCAGGCCTCCCTGTCCACCCCGGTCCGCGCACCACCGACACGGTTGAAAGCCGTTTCCTGCCCCAGAAGCGCGGCGGCCCCTGGCTGGTGCACCGCCTTGACGCCGATACGGCCGGCTGCCTGCTGATCGCCCGCAGAAAGACAGCTCTCACCCAGCTGCAGGAAGCCTTTGCCGGGCGGCAGGTGCGCAAGGTTTACTGGGCTATCGTGCAGGGACGGCCCGTGCAGGCGGAAGGCCTGATCGACAATTTCCTGCACAAGGAAAGCCTAGGGAACGGGCAGGGATGGAAAATGGCCGCCGTGCCGGCCTCCGGCATGACGGGAACCGATAAAGGCTCAGGCGCTCTGCCGGCCCGCACGCGCTGGAAGCTTGTGGCCCACAACCCGGAGAAGGACATCAGCCTGCTGGAACTGGAACTGCTGACAGGACGGACCCATCAGGCGCGCGTGCATTGCGCAACGTTGGGCACGCCCATTCTGGGGGATCCTGTATATGGCACCGTTCCCCATCCGGGTTTATCACATGTGCCCATGCAGCTTCTGGCCCGGCAGCTCCAGGTTAAGGGACCGGAAAGCGAAAAGCCTCTTGAAGCCGTCGCCCCGCCTGAAGCTGACATGGCGCGCCTCATTGCCACGATGGCGCCCGCCTGA
- the ubiM gene encoding 5-demethoxyubiquinol-8 5-hydroxylase UbiM, translated as MTKSSPSSQAAPASTGNEFDIVIAGGGPAGLAAALSCARDGWRVCVVERAPESVLADPSFDGREIALTHHTRHWMEKTGVWHEIPPDAVCPLRVARVESGDATESPLLFRAEDAGPEGGDGPLGYLVANHHIRRALYRRVAATPEITLLCGRSVSGFTPRRQEVSIQLDEPAGIDGAAPGKELKARLLVGADGRFSRVRDMAGIGAIVHDFGMDILVCRMRHHPSHEETALQWFDERQTIALLPVAPDGKPGSVSSLVLTLPPEEIARLKAASPEEFSAEITRRTHRRLGELSLESPRITYPLKAVYAHRFHGPRLALIGDAAVGMHPITAHGFNFGIKAQEFLADAISAGSGDPGAPRALAAFARRLRRETAPLFAATNAIAVAYTRDEAPFLLARKLGLRLADRLVPFKRRVTRMLMDPQP; from the coding sequence ATGACCAAGTCTTCCCCGTCTTCCCAGGCTGCGCCTGCCTCAACCGGCAATGAGTTTGATATCGTGATAGCCGGTGGCGGCCCTGCCGGGCTGGCAGCGGCCCTGTCCTGCGCGCGCGATGGCTGGCGGGTCTGCGTGGTGGAGCGCGCGCCTGAATCCGTGCTGGCTGATCCCTCCTTTGACGGGCGGGAAATCGCCCTGACCCACCACACCCGTCACTGGATGGAGAAGACAGGCGTGTGGCACGAGATCCCGCCTGACGCCGTCTGCCCGCTGCGCGTGGCGCGCGTGGAAAGCGGGGACGCCACTGAATCGCCGCTGCTCTTCAGGGCGGAAGATGCAGGGCCGGAAGGCGGAGACGGGCCGCTGGGCTATCTGGTCGCCAACCACCATATCCGCCGCGCTTTGTATCGCCGCGTTGCAGCCACGCCTGAAATCACGCTGCTCTGCGGGCGTTCGGTCTCAGGCTTCACGCCCCGCCGCCAGGAGGTTTCCATCCAGCTTGACGAGCCGGCAGGCATTGACGGAGCTGCGCCCGGCAAAGAGCTCAAGGCGCGTCTGCTGGTGGGGGCCGACGGGCGCTTCTCGCGGGTGCGCGACATGGCGGGGATCGGGGCGATCGTGCATGATTTCGGCATGGACATCCTGGTCTGCCGCATGCGCCACCACCCTTCCCATGAAGAGACGGCATTGCAGTGGTTTGATGAACGCCAGACGATCGCCCTTCTGCCAGTGGCTCCTGACGGCAAGCCCGGCTCTGTCTCTTCGCTCGTCCTGACCCTGCCGCCTGAGGAGATCGCGCGTCTCAAGGCTGCCTCGCCCGAAGAATTCTCAGCCGAGATCACCCGCCGCACGCACCGGCGGCTTGGTGAGCTCAGCCTGGAAAGCCCGCGCATCACCTATCCCCTCAAGGCCGTTTACGCCCACCGTTTTCATGGCCCCCGCCTGGCCCTGATCGGTGATGCGGCCGTGGGCATGCACCCGATCACGGCGCACGGGTTCAATTTCGGCATCAAGGCGCAGGAATTCCTTGCTGACGCGATCAGCGCCGGCTCGGGCGATCCAGGCGCCCCGCGGGCCCTGGCTGCGTTCGCGCGCCGCCTGCGCCGCGAAACGGCCCCGCTTTTTGCAGCCACCAATGCCATCGCCGTGGCCTATACGCGTGATGAAGCGCCCTTCCTGCTGGCCCGCAAGCTTGGCCTGCGCCTGGCTGACCGCTTGGTGCCCTTCAAGCGCCGCGTCACCCGGATGCTGATGGATCCCCAGCCCTGA
- a CDS encoding nitroreductase family protein has protein sequence MTASDPATPASHASGKTSPALEQLLSRASRDDLVAPAPEGQSLETILAAALRAPDHGRLRPWRYVAITGEARPAFAHEVLAAIDRQEPELPEKKREMRFARFSTTPLVLALGMHLQPESPIPVWEQEMAVGAAAMNVLNALHLAGFGGKWISGKFCDDPKLRESLGLKGDDRLAGFMFIGTPAGPRPVPGRPDPKAYLAFWKPGSKVSFPVDRESAQPG, from the coding sequence ATGACCGCATCTGATCCCGCCACACCTGCCAGCCACGCATCCGGCAAGACTTCCCCGGCCCTCGAGCAGCTGCTGAGCCGTGCCTCCCGCGATGATCTGGTCGCTCCCGCCCCTGAAGGGCAGTCGCTGGAGACCATTCTGGCAGCCGCCCTGCGCGCGCCGGACCATGGCCGGCTGCGCCCCTGGCGTTACGTGGCGATCACCGGGGAGGCGCGCCCGGCTTTCGCCCATGAGGTGCTGGCCGCGATAGACCGCCAGGAGCCGGAGCTGCCCGAGAAGAAACGCGAGATGCGTTTTGCGCGCTTCAGCACCACGCCGCTTGTGTTGGCGTTGGGAATGCACCTGCAGCCAGAAAGTCCTATTCCGGTCTGGGAACAGGAGATGGCTGTCGGGGCTGCGGCCATGAATGTGCTGAACGCGCTGCATCTCGCAGGTTTTGGCGGCAAGTGGATCAGCGGGAAATTCTGCGATGACCCGAAGCTGCGTGAGAGCCTGGGGCTCAAGGGCGATGACCGCCTTGCAGGCTTCATGTTCATCGGCACGCCCGCAGGGCCGCGCCCGGTGCCCGGTCGCCCTGATCCGAAGGCCTATCTCGCTTTCTGGAAGCCCGGCTCCAAAGTGAGCTTTCCGGTCGACCGGGAAAGCGCTCAGCCCGGCTGA
- the hisB gene encoding imidazoleglycerol-phosphate dehydratase HisB, whose amino-acid sequence MARSDSRMPAAAPARTFEASAYRHPFSAAASAETLSPASPRRAKVSRRTGETEITLTLSLDGTGDVRLGTGIGFFDHMLDALARHSGFDLHLDMRGDLNVDDHHTIEDIGIALGEAFCQAIGDKRGIERFGQALVPLDEALCESAIDISGRPFLAWDVTFPREYLGAMSTEMIEEFFRAFVMSARITAHLTCRSGRNAHHIAESAFKSFARALRMACRRDPASAGRIPSTKGVL is encoded by the coding sequence ATGGCCCGTTCAGACTCCCGCATGCCTGCCGCCGCCCCAGCCAGGACCTTTGAGGCCAGCGCCTACCGGCACCCGTTTTCAGCGGCGGCTTCTGCGGAGACGCTTTCGCCGGCCTCCCCGCGCCGCGCCAAAGTCAGCCGGCGCACGGGCGAGACGGAGATCACCCTCACCCTTTCCCTTGACGGCACCGGCGATGTCCGGCTGGGGACAGGCATCGGGTTTTTCGACCACATGCTTGATGCCCTGGCCCGCCACAGCGGCTTTGACCTGCATCTCGACATGCGCGGTGACCTGAATGTCGATGACCACCACACTATTGAGGATATCGGCATCGCGCTTGGCGAAGCGTTCTGTCAGGCGATCGGCGACAAGCGCGGCATAGAGCGTTTCGGCCAGGCCCTGGTGCCGCTTGATGAAGCCCTGTGCGAAAGTGCGATCGACATTTCAGGCCGCCCCTTTTTGGCATGGGATGTGACTTTCCCGCGGGAATATCTGGGCGCGATGAGCACGGAGATGATCGAGGAATTCTTCCGCGCTTTCGTGATGTCTGCCCGCATCACGGCCCACCTGACGTGCCGGAGCGGCAGGAACGCCCATCACATCGCTGAAAGCGCCTTCAAGTCCTTCGCCCGCGCCCTGCGCATGGCCTGCCGGCGCGACCCCGCCAGTGCCGGGCGCATCCCCTCCACCAAGGGCGTGCTCTGA
- the hisH gene encoding imidazole glycerol phosphate synthase subunit HisH, with protein sequence MRVVIIDYNGGNLASAAQATRRAAQLRGVEAEVVISGEESVLQSADRLILPGQGAFADCAHGLHQAGLQPVLERMTQDGTPFLGICVGMQLMAESGLEHGRTEGLSWIKGEVARMEPAPGEATDAAGTLRLPHMGWNTLDFTPGAHPLTEGVQPGEHAYFVHSYALRHGDPAECVMTTQYGGQVPAMVARGTRCGTQFHVEKSQEVGLTLLGNFLQWQPVP encoded by the coding sequence ATGCGCGTGGTGATCATTGACTATAACGGCGGCAATCTGGCCTCTGCCGCTCAGGCCACCCGCCGCGCCGCCCAGCTGCGCGGGGTGGAAGCCGAGGTGGTGATTTCGGGAGAGGAAAGCGTGCTGCAATCAGCAGACCGGCTCATCCTGCCGGGCCAGGGCGCTTTCGCCGATTGCGCGCACGGCCTCCACCAGGCCGGTCTGCAACCCGTGCTGGAACGCATGACCCAGGACGGCACGCCGTTTCTCGGTATCTGCGTGGGCATGCAGCTCATGGCTGAAAGCGGGCTGGAACATGGCCGCACGGAAGGTCTGAGCTGGATCAAGGGGGAAGTTGCGCGCATGGAGCCGGCTCCAGGTGAAGCCACAGACGCTGCCGGGACCCTGCGTCTGCCCCATATGGGCTGGAACACGCTGGACTTCACGCCAGGCGCCCACCCGCTGACAGAAGGTGTGCAACCGGGAGAGCATGCCTATTTCGTCCATTCCTATGCCCTGCGCCACGGTGATCCGGCTGAATGCGTGATGACGACGCAGTATGGCGGGCAGGTCCCTGCCATGGTGGCGCGGGGGACGCGGTGCGGGACGCAGTTTCACGTTGAAAAAAGCCAGGAGGTCGGGCTGACCCTGCTCGGCAACTTCCTGCAGTGGCAGCCGGTGCCCTGA